One stretch of Girardinichthys multiradiatus isolate DD_20200921_A chromosome 2, DD_fGirMul_XY1, whole genome shotgun sequence DNA includes these proteins:
- the mgat4c gene encoding alpha-1,3-mannosyl-glycoprotein 4-beta-N-acetylglucosaminyltransferase C, which yields MLDINISLNIVLQIFLQKKPNVFFSYMSPADTSNSVRMRLVWKSLDKMRCLRKRSTIPFLGFLITFLLFLNLYIEDGYVLEGDKRQLREASVHPPSSERYAHTFRDLSNFSGTINVTYRYLAGTPLNRKKFLTIGLSSVKRKRGNYLLETIKSIFDQSSYEELKEIVVVVHLADFDLVWCENVVQEITRKFAHHLIAGRLLVIQAPEMFYPSLDGLKRNYNDPEDRVRFRSKQNVDYAFLLNFCTNLSHFYMMLEDDVRCSRNFLAALKKVITSREGSYWVMMEFSKLGYIGKLYHSRDLPRLAHFLLMFYQEMPCDWLLIHFRGLLAQKDVIRFKPSLFQHMGYYSSYKGVENKLKDDDFEEDSIDIPDNPPASIYTNINVFENYDATKAYSTVDEYFWGKPPSTGDFFVIVFNKSTKISKIKIATGSDDRQNDFLHHGALEVGEKMFGTKKGKQCSSYITLGEFKNGNIEVQDVDHKIYFDIECVRIVVTASQKEWLIIRSISLWTTQPSSQ from the exons ATGCTGGATATAAATATATCCTTGAATATTGTGCTCCAGATTTTCCTCCAGAAGAAGCCTAATGTGTTTTTCTCCTACATGTCTCCTGCAGATACCAGCAATAGTGTGAGAATGAGGCTGGTGTGGAAATCCCTGGACAAGATGAGGTGTCTGAGAAAACGTTCTACAATCCCCTTCCTCGGCTTCCTCATTACCTTCCTCCTTTTCTTGAACCTCTACATTGAGGATGGCTATGTGCTG GAAGGAGATAAAAGGCAGCTCAGGGAAGCTTCAGTCCATCCTCCAAGCTCGGAACGATATGCTCACACCTTCAGAGACCTCAGTAACTTCTCTGGAACCATTAATGTCACATACCGCTATCTCGCTGGGACGCCTCTGAACCGCAAGA AGTTTCTGACTATTGGATTGTCATcagtaaaaaggaaaagaggaaaCTACCTTCTAGAGACGATCAAATCCATCTTTGACCAGTCCAGCTATGAGGAGCTGAAAGAGATTGTGGTTGTGGTTCATCTGGCAGACTTTGACCTGGTCTGGTGTGAGAACGTGGTACAGGAAATCACCAGGAAGTTTGCTCACCACCTTATAGCTGGGCGCCTCCTGGTCATCCAGGCCCCAGAAATGTTCTACCCCTCTCTGGATGGCTTAAAGAGGAACTACAATGACCCAGAAGACAGAGTCCGTTTCCGCTCCAAGCAGAACGTGGACTACGCTTTCCTCCTAAATTTCTGCACAAACCTGTCGCACTTCTACATGATGTTGGAGGACGATGTGCGATGCTCCAGGAACTTTCTGGCAGCGCTGAAGAAGGTGATCACCTCAAGGGAAGGTTCCTACTGGGTGATGATGGAGTTCTCAAAGCTGGGTTACATCGGTAAGCTCTACCACTCCAGAGACTTGCCCCGCCTGGCTCATTTCCTCCTCATGTTCTACCAGGAAATGCCTTGTGACTGGCTCCTCATCCACTTCAGAGGTTTGCTGGCTCAAAAGGACGTGATCCGCTTCAAACCCTCGCTCTTCCAGCACATGGGCTACTACTCGTCCTACAAAGGGGTGGAGAACAAACTGAAGGATGATGACTTCGAGGAGGACTCTATAGACATTCCAGACAACCCCCCTGCCAGCATTTACACAAACATCAACGTATTTGAGAACTATGACGCCACCAAAGCTTACAGTACAGtggatgaatacttttgggGGAAGCCTCCCTCTACTGGAGATTTCTTTGTCATAGTCTTTAACAAATCAACCAAAATAAGCAAAATTAAGATTGCTACTGGGTCTGATGACCGACAGAATGACTTTCTTCACCATGGAGCTCTGGAAGTAGGAGAGAAAATGTTTGGgactaaaaaaggaaaacagtgcTCCTCTTATATCACATTAGGGGAGTTTAAAAATGGGAACATCGAGGTTCAAGATGTGGACcacaagatttattttgacATTGAGTGTGTTCGCATTGTGGTGACAGCCAGCCAAAAAGAATGGCTTATTATCAGAAGCATCAGTTTATGGACTACACAACCCTCCAGCCAATGA